CACCGTCTCGATTTCGGCGGGTGCGACTTGAAATCCGCGCACCTTGATCATCTCTTTGAGGCGGTCGGTGATCCGCAGCCAACGGTCGGTGTCGAGCCAGCCGACGTCTCCGGTGCGATACCAACCGTCGCAGATCGCCTCGCCGGTCGCCTCGGCCGGCAGGTAACCGGCCATCAATGTAGTCGACCGCGCCTGGATCTCACCGACCGCGCCCGGACCGACCGGCTGTCCGGTCTGCAGCGAGACGATCCGCAACTGCACCCCCGGCACCGGGCGCCCGACCGTGTCGAGCCGGGCACCGTCGAGCGGATTGCACGCGATGACAGGTAGTTCAGTGGTTCCGTAGGCCGGAAGCCATCCCACGCCGGTGCGCCGCGTGACGGTCTCGGCGACGCCGGCACTGACCGGTGTTGCGCCCCACATGATGAAGCGCAGTGACGACAAGTCGTATGACTCGAGCCTTGGGTGCGAGGCGATGGCCAGAGCGATGGGCGCCACCGCCATTTCGATTGTGATGCGGTCTTTTTCGATGTGATGCAGTATCCGGTCGACATCGAAACGGGGATGCAGCCGCAGCCAGGCGCCGGTACGCAGCGCGGTGATGATGTTGAGCAGACCAAGGATGTGCGACGGTGGTGTGGCGACCTGTATTCGATCCTGCCGGGTGAGTTGCAACGCGTCGCGCCAGTGGCGGACCGCGTCGGCCAATGCGGTGTGGGTGTGCCGGACGGCCTTCGGTAAACCGGTGGTGCCCGAACTGAAAACCAGCACCGCGTCGGCGCGCGGTGGCCCCGCCAGCGCTATGGGCTCCGCGGGGGCGACCGGTTCATCCAGGTGC
The DNA window shown above is from Mycobacterium sp. Aquia_216 and carries:
- a CDS encoding class I adenylate-forming enzyme family protein, whose protein sequence is MTEPAALVFEERHFSLPQLDMLANSLAAALARNGVAAGQRVAVMSSNRPEFVAVLLGIWRLGATAVLISPAWKHDEVDHALALTNPSHAVGDHPVLAGLMPMLHLDEPVAPAEPIALAGPPRADAVLVFSSGTTGLPKAVRHTHTALADAVRHWRDALQLTRQDRIQVATPPSHILGLLNIITALRTGAWLRLHPRFDVDRILHHIEKDRITIEMAVAPIALAIASHPRLESYDLSSLRFIMWGATPVSAGVAETVTRRTGVGWLPAYGTTELPVIACNPLDGARLDTVGRPVPGVQLRIVSLQTGQPVGPGAVGEIQARSTTLMAGYLPAEATGEAICDGWYRTGDVGWLDTDRWLRITDRLKEMIKVRGFQVAPAEIETVLHGHPAVKDCAVFGVPDGLNGEAVVAAVATHAPGDTEAVAADLTARVDEKLASYKHLSRIVFVPDIPRLPSGKVLRRVLKERYGCTSDT